The DNA window ACTCGTTCTTCCCCCAtctttccttctttttttttttttttttttgtgccccAGCATCCTGAGCCTCACGCCCCGCCACAGGACATTAACGCAGGATATGCACACGGCACGTAgtgatttagtttttttttcccattttttttgtggcacaaactgaaaactgaatataataacaaaaaatcaGGCCATTTAATTGCCTGATACTGGATATTTTATTTcagttggctttttttttctaaaagagtctttaattattattttaattagggTTCTAGGTTTAAGGTTTCTATCTAGAAGTGGGCTTAATTTATTCTAGATTCCACTCTTTAAAGGAACGAGGTGTCTTCATTTTGGAACTATTTATAGAAAGATTTTCCTtaactatatgatacccgatacctttgaattttattcatatttttattagtatcctttcttcactacatacataaaacttttagcttctttcattttataaacttaattaaaatatatatttttttaaatttaataatatttaatatacaaACTTAATAAGCCAAGTGTAGTTATCCTTGATTTCACAGTTCGTTAGTCACAGTTAGAACAACAATCTCACCCGTATATCATTTGTCTGTTTGTGACGTTTGGATGCATTTTGCATGTGTTTGGCCGGACCGAGAGAGGTCCTTTCCGAATTGCATTCAACTTCTGCTTGAGTTGCAACCGAAATTCAACCAAAAATTCACTGCCCACGCACAGCCTTGACCGAtgagaaattttaaattccacAAAGAGAATGTCCCAAACTTTTCGACACCCAAAAGAACTCAATTGTACCAACGAGCGGGGTGGTGCATGGGGTGGTCGGCCAGTCTTCGGAAATGTGCAAACAATTAGCCCAAAGACACAAGTTTTCCAACCGAAAAACTTTTCCCCAAACTCGAGAACTTGGCCTTTGTGGTTAAAGCTGAAGAACACGATGGAACTTTTGTTCCAAATCGCGAAATAAACCACAAGGGATATGAGAATGAAAATTGCAGttctaaaaaactaaaaggtttttgatttttttttgctcagggaatttattaaacgcacatatttatataatatattattatgttaatccaaaaataaaaaaaataataattatgatATGCTTTATCCGcggcataaataaaaaaaaaaattttgcgtTCTTAAGATGAAAGTTCCCTGAGGGACCAGCCGGTATTTTTTTGATGTCAAAGTtgattctttttcttttttttttttttttttttttttttgatttaggTACTAATTTTGGTTGTTATTTCCTTTGGCACATTTGCAAAATACTTGGTTATGGTTATTTGGGGACTAGATGCAATGCATGCGATGCAAGTCAGTTTGGAATGTTATCATGagttattttttgattttgatgagtttgaatttgaaattaaagCCGCTTGACTATCTTCTCCAATGCATCCTTACGCTACAACATCAACATGAAAtgaagaaaattataaataacaatcaaaaataataataaataatactaaataaataataaaataatataaaataataataagcagCTACTTATACCAAGGAAACTCATTTATCGACTTTAtatttaaagttatttttggTAACTACAGAGTATCGAGTAGAAATCATaactaataaaataatacaaaattaaaaatacttcaaaaaaaatattaaagttatgaaaaataataaaaagtagCTActcatacccggtactcagTTATCGGTGTGTTATCGACTTAGTTTTGAAGTCATTTTTGTTAGTAAAAAGTATAGGATATTAATCTCTAACATATAatactaaataaatattagaaaaattaaaaaaaacaatgaataataataaaaaccaactTATAATGCCCTGTACTCCTTTATCGAAATGTTATCGACTTAGtcttgaaataatttttagtaCACAGTTAGTACAAAGCATAGGTTATTAATCACAAAAATAtcatacaaaataaatacccGGTACTACCAGATATTCAGGTCCTTCTGGTAAGTACCGGCTATCGATAACAACCACTACACTACCTTACTATGGATATGAAATCGTAACTCACAATATTCTGATCATTTTCGGCCTCGTCGGTCATCTGGACCTCCTGATAGGGATTCTGGGCCCAGACAATCACATCCCTGATGACCTGCTCGGCCGGCTCCTCCAACCTATCTAGCTCAGCTATCTCCCATGACGGAAGCCCCATCTCCCACTCATCACCTGATAAGTAGCCGACGCACTCATCGACATCATAGCTTGAAGTCGATAACATCGACGGTGTTGGGGAAGCCAATGAGGATATGGATGTGGATAGTCGTGACGACGTGGTCAAGGAAATAATCGATGACGATTCTGAGGGCGAGCCAAAGTTGGAGCTTAAAGACCATTCCGTGTCCGTTGGCGAGTACGGGGACAATGGAGATGGAGACAATGCCGAAGGACGATGCAGCAAGCTGACCATAAACGGGCTGAGATTTGATGGCCCATCTACGCGGATCGGAGCGATCTGATTCGGAATGGCCATCGGAGCCGCACCAGAGCCAGTGTTTGAGACCTCAACCGTTTGAAGGAGCGGTGCCGGCAATGATGTATTGACCTGGGAGCTATCCTCCTGCTCCACCAACTGGGCAACATTTCCATTCGAATTGGACACCGGGGCATCCGATGATCCTTTCGGAATGTCGCTGGAAACGGACTTGGTATTCCACAAGTTATCcatgttttcaaaaaatatttctaaaaataaaacaaaaaaggataaacaaaataaaagaaataaaaaataattaaatgaaataaaaaggataataaaGAAAGGATAATAAGAAAAGGGTTGGGGagaacaaataaaaacaactcTGGCATTCATTTATCACAAATTACTTTGGGAATCCGCTAAACGCCGCCAACAGATGACAAATTAAGTGTGGAAGGTCCTGACAACCGCACGCACACTATCGCACACACACTTGAGCACTGACACGCAAGGATAACTAAAAAGTCAAAAGGATAAAAGTCTAAAAATACCCtagactttaaaaaaattccaaaaaaatatacataaaagcCAAGCTATATAAAAGAGAAAGACTATAAATATCCTTAAATATCCTTTAGTGGTCTCTAGTCTCTAAGGACATGTCATACCCTCAGGATACCTCGCAAACAGCCTTTTCCGCCTCCCTCTCTCCAAGGACGAAATGGGCATGTTAAGGGCAAGGAAAACAAACCCAAAAGGGAAAATATTCGGGTCCTGGCTTTCCATGCATATGTGTAGAGTCCTGCCACCGCCCACCGCCCTCCTTTAGCTTTACTGTTGCttcttgtttggtttttttttttcttttttttttgtatagcTGTTGCTTTTTTcgtctttttttgttgtcaaaGCGACCCGCTTAAGTCCTTTATACTGGTGtgtgctcttttttttttctgcgttTTCTGGCGGCGGCCTCGACACTTAACCCTCGAGTGCCCCGTCCACCCCGGGCAGGAccaaaaaatttacatttcgCTTCGCCTCATCTACTTTACGTATTCATCGCGCCCATTTACATGCGTTTTATTATCTGGCCATCCTTTCGCACTCCTCGAACTCcttgtattat is part of the Drosophila bipectinata strain 14024-0381.07 chromosome XL, DbipHiC1v2, whole genome shotgun sequence genome and encodes:
- the LOC108130400 gene encoding uncharacterized protein isoform X2 — translated: MDNLWNTKSVSSDIPKGSSDAPVSNSNGNVAQLVEQEDSSQVNTSLPAPLLQTVEVSNTGSGAAPMAIPNQIAPIRVDGPSNLSPFMVSLLHRPSALSPSPLSPYSPTDTEWSLSSNFGSPSESSSIISLTTSSRLSTSISSLASPTPSMLSTSSYDVDECVGYLSGDEWEMGLPSWEIAELDRLEEPAEQVIRDVIVWAQNPYQEVQMTDEAENDQNIRKDALEKIVKRL